One segment of Ktedonobacteraceae bacterium DNA contains the following:
- the rpsL gene encoding 30S ribosomal protein S12 → MPTINQLIRKGRSQKKEKVKAPALLYSYNALKNRTSRLKGSPQKRGVCTQVRTMTPKKPNSAMRKIARVRLSNQMEVTAYIPGEGHNLQEHSVVLIRGGRVKDLPSVRYHIVRGTLDSDGVAKRRRGRSKYGAKRPKPGQAAAAKGGRK, encoded by the coding sequence TTGCCGACGATCAATCAATTGATCCGTAAGGGCCGCTCGCAAAAGAAGGAAAAAGTCAAGGCCCCGGCGCTGCTGTACTCCTACAACGCGCTGAAAAACCGGACTTCGCGCCTGAAAGGCTCGCCTCAGAAACGTGGCGTTTGCACTCAGGTGCGTACCATGACGCCCAAAAAGCCGAACTCGGCAATGCGCAAAATTGCCCGCGTTCGCTTAAGCAACCAGATGGAAGTGACGGCCTACATCCCTGGTGAAGGGCACAATTTACAGGAACACTCCGTCGTCCTCATCCGTGGTGGCCGCGTGAAAGATTTGCCTAGCGTCCGCTATCACATCGTCCGCGGTACTCTGGATAGCGATGGAGTCGCAAAACGCCGTCGTGGCCGCTCCAAATATGGAGCCAAACGGCCAAAACCCGGACAGGCCGCCGCCGCTAAGGGCGGTAGGAAGTAA
- the rpsG gene encoding 30S ribosomal protein S7, whose protein sequence is MPRRKKVVRRPDVPDAKFKSRNVSRFIGKLMLDGKRSLAERILYDAFDTIEARQKRPPLDVFEQALKNATPTLEVKPRRVGGSTYQVPVDIRRERGNALAMRWLIRSARSRTGKSMAEKLASELMDAAAGQGATIKKREETHKMAESNKAFAHYRW, encoded by the coding sequence TTGCCAAGACGTAAAAAAGTGGTGCGGCGGCCAGACGTGCCGGACGCAAAATTTAAGAGCCGGAACGTATCCCGTTTCATTGGTAAGTTAATGTTGGATGGAAAACGCAGCCTTGCCGAGCGTATCCTCTATGATGCTTTCGATACGATTGAGGCGCGGCAGAAGCGTCCCCCGCTTGATGTGTTCGAGCAGGCGCTCAAAAATGCCACGCCCACCCTGGAAGTAAAACCCCGCCGCGTCGGTGGCTCAACCTACCAGGTTCCCGTAGATATTCGTAGAGAGCGCGGCAACGCACTCGCTATGCGCTGGCTCATTCGCTCAGCACGTTCGCGTACCGGCAAAAGCATGGCGGAAAAGCTCGCCAGCGAACTCATGGACGCTGCCGCCGGGCAAGGCGCAACTATTAAGAAGCGTGAGGAGACGCACAAAATGGCCGAAAGTAATAAGGCTTTCGCCCATTACCGTTGGTAA